DNA sequence from the Betaproteobacteria bacterium genome:
CGGGCGGCTCGTTCGCACAGCAGATGGAAAACGCCGAGTTCAAGATCAACAAACCGAGTCTCCTGATCGAAGCCTGCAAAGCCATCGACGCCTTGCAGATTTCAGCCCAGAACCAGGACGTGCAGGGCGATCTCTACGAATACCTGCTGTCCAAGCTCAACACTGCCGGCACCAACGGCCAGTTCCGCACCCCGCGCCACATCATCCGCATGATGGTGAAAATGGTCGATCCGCAGCCCGGTGATCGCGTGTGCGATCCCGCGGCCGGCACCTGCGGCTTCCTGGTGAATGCCTGGCAGCATTTGCTCGAAACCCATACCGACCCGCGCGACCTCACCTACGACGAGGAGGGCTACCCGCACGGCGTCACCGGTGCCAAGCTGCCGCGCGAAGTATTCACCGAAGACGCGCAGCGGCAGGCGATCACCGGCTACGACAGCGATTCGGGCATGACCATGCTGCGCATCGGCAGCATGAACCTGATGCTGCACGGCATTGCCTCGCCCAACTTCCGTTACAGCGACACCCTGTCCAAGGCCTTCAACGAAGAGAAATGCTACGACATCGTGCTTGCCAATCCGCCGTTCAAGGGCGCGGTCGACGCCGCCGACGTCAACGCTTCGCTGCCCGCCAAGGTGAAGAAGACCGAAATCCTGTTCCTGCACTTGTTCCTGAGGCTGCTGGAAAACGGCGGTCGCGCGGCGGTGATCGTGCCCGACGGCGTGCTGTTCGGATCGAGCAAGGCACACGTCGAAATCCGCAGGCTGCTGATCGAGCAGAACCGGCTCGACGCGGTGATCTCCATGCCGAGCGGCGTGTTCCGGCCCTACGCCGGCGTCTCCACGGCCGTGCTGCGGTTCACCAAGGGCGGCACCACGGAAAAGATCTGGTTCTACGACATGGAGCATGACGGCTTTTCGCTCGACGACAAGCGCCAGAAAGTGCCCGAGAACGACATCCCGGACCTGCTCGACTGCTGGCAGCAGCGCCGCGATACCAAGTTTCAGCAAATTCGCTCCCAGCGCCTCGCTGAACTAAATAAACAGATCGCACCGCTCAAGGCCGACCGACTGAAGCATCACGAGACCATTCACCGGCTCAAATTCGAGGAGGTGGTCGCGAAAGACGGCAACGCGGGCGCCGCCCGCGCGGCGCGTGAAACGGCCGAGGTTGAACTCGCGGAGCTTCAGGCGCAGATCACACCGCTGCAGACCGAAATCAACCAACTGGGCCGCCAGTTCTGGGTGACCGAGGATCAGGTGAAGGCGAACAACTACGACCTTTCCGCCAGCCGCTACCGGCAGATTGAGCAGGACGAGGTGTTCTATGAAAGGCCTGCCATTACGCTCGAACGTCTGCGCAAACTCGAAGCCGGCGCAACCACCGACGTTGGGACGTTGGAAAAACTACTTGCCCAGCTGTGAGTCTGCGCACCATTAAGATTGGCGACCTCGCTCTAAATGAACACGGGGCATTTAAAATAGGCCCCTTCGGAAGCTCACTGAAAAAGTCTGAGCTGGTCGATACCGGGATTCCTGTTGTCGGAATTGAGAACGTCTTGCCCAATCAATTCGAAAAGGGCTTCCGACGCTTCGTTGCGCCTGCAAAATTTAAGGAACTATCCGACTATGAAATTGCGCCTGATGACGTGCTTGTTACGACTATGGGCACAATTGGACGAGCTGCCGTCGTTCCGCACAAGTTGGGCAAAGCGATTTTTGATTCGCACCTATTCAGGATGCGTGTCGATACGGACCGCGTCTTTCCGGCTTACCTCTGCTATGCGATTAACAGTAGTGTCATAGACGTTCAGCTTCAGAAAATGGCACGCGGTGCCATTATGCAAGGCCTCAATACAACGATTCTGAGAGAGTGCGACATACCGCTGCCAGACTTGTCCGAGCAAAAGCGAATTGCAGGGCTGTTGGCGCAGGCAGACCGGCTGCGCCGCACCCGCCGCTACGCCCTCGAACTCAGCGACACCTTCCTGATATCCGTCTTCATCGAGATGTTCGGAGACCCAGCACGAAATACAAAAGGCTGGGATCGCGTTGAATTCGCAACGTTGGGCGCGCTGGATCGCGGCCGATCTAAGCATCGCCCAAGAAACGCGCCGCACCTCTATGGCGGGCGCTATCCTTTTATTCAGACGGGCGACATAGCCAACTGCGATAAATACATCAAAGAGCACCATCAGACCTACTCAGAAGCAGGATTGAAACAAAGCAAAGTCTGGCCTGCTGGGACTCTTTGTATAACGATCGCAGCTAACATAGGAAAGACTGGAATCCTTACCTATCCGGCGTGTTTCCCCGACAGCGTTGTCGGTTTTTTACCTCGCGATGGTGTCGTGACCGAGTATATCCAGTACTGGCTGGGGTTTTTGCAGGAGCATCTTGAGAAAAACGCACCGGAGTCCGCACAGAAAAATATCAACCTGGAAATACTGCGTGAGTTGACTACTCCATTGCCTCCGCTCTCGCTCCAGCAGCAGTTTGCAGGTGTATTACGCAAATACGAGCAGCTACGTTCTAACCAGCGCGAAGCATTGCGCCAAGCCGATCACTTGTTTCAGTCCCTGCTCCACCGCGCGTTCGCAGCCAAAGATTAACCACCGGTTCGCGATCGACGCGTGCCAGCGAGCCCGCGTGCCCTAATGAGCGCGACTCAACCGGAACGTTGGGCGTCAGAATCCACCACCAAGACCCCCGCTCCCTTGACTTCCCAGGCTTAGTTCACTATTCTGAACGCTTGTCTAGGTGGAATAGTGGAATAGTGGAATATGGCAAAGGCACGCGTAACCACGAAAGGCGGGGCAACGATCACCGTTGAAGGGACACCGGACGAGGTGGCCACATTAGTTGCCCGGCTTGAGTCGGGATCTCAACCAGCCCGGAAGAGAGCAACTCCCTCAGGACGAAAGAGTAAGCTCAGAACTACCCCCACCGGCCTGATCGTGGATCTCATCGATGGAGGGTTCTTTAAAAAGCCGAAGGAACTGAGTGCCATAAGACTTGCCCTAGAGGAGCAAGGGCACTACTACCCGGTCACGACCCTGTCACCGATCCTGTTGCGCTTCATCAGGAAGCGTGAACTGCGACGGATCAAGGATCAGAAGCGCTGGTTGTACGTTAACTGACCATGCCGGCCGAAATCACTAAGACTCTGAAGGATCTCCAGTCGCGGGTGAAGAGGCTTGAGGATGCCGTCTTTCCCAAACGCCAGAAGACTGCGCGCAAGGGAGATAGTAGTGACTTCAAGGGCGCAACAGGAGGATTGCGGTTTCTGGTCAATAAGGGGTTCTTCGATCGCAAACGCACCTTTGGGGAAATCAATGAAGCGCTCGCGAGCCATGGCTACCACTACAGCAAACAGGCTGTACAGACTCCGCTCAATACTCTCTCGAAGGCTGGCTCACTGTTTGTGAGCTTCCGCGAAGGGGGACGAAAAGTCTATGCAAAGAGGAAATAGCAAAGCCAATCCAGCACTCGTAGCGCGGCTGGAGCGGATAAGAGACCTGCTTGAAGAAAGTATCAGCTTGGCACGAGCGGCAAAACCGCAAACGCTCACGTCGACAACGGGAGTTCGCCGTCCACGAACGACGTCCAGACAACGAAGCAACATCGATTTTTCCACGCCCATTCGCCCATTTGTCAAGAAGCATGCAGTGGGAATGAGTGGGCCGAAAAAATTCACTCTAGTTCTCGCGCACCTCGCAGGAGGGGACGTTGGCAAGAAAGTGTCCTTGGAGGAAGTCGAGAGGCAATGGAGCAGAATGACCGCGAAGGGACTCTTGGATATCAAATTCAATCGATTCTATTCGGCGAGTGCCAAAGATAATGACTGGGTGAATACGGAGAAGAGCGGTCTTTACCACCTAAGACCGTCTTGGCAAAGTATCTTCGATGAAAAACACTGACCAAGTTAGGGGCCTCCTAGCAAAGAAGTTCGATGCGCGACACATTGAGGCGTCGCTTAAGCACTTTTCTACTGCTGTGGAGAAATACGCCGTTCAAGATTGGGATGGCGTCGCTCTTAAAGCGGGTAAGTTTGTCGAGTCGATCACGAAAGCCTTGATCGTCCATTGCGGCAAGACAGTGAGCAACCCGAGGCAATTCAAGGCGGGTAATGAGCTTCGGCAGCTTGAGAGTATTAGTGCAAGTGCCTATTCCGACGTGGTCCGAATCGTGATTCCGAAGGCGTGCATTGTCGTTTATGAAGTTGTCAACAATCGAGGGGGTAGGCATGATGCGCACGACATCGATGCCAATGAAATGGACGCGAAGGTGGTCGTACCTATCATTTCGTGGGTACTCGCCGAATTGGTCCGTTTTTGCAGTACAACCGCAGATACGGTTGCGGCTGCTACCTTGATCGACGAACTTACAAACAAGACATATCCATACTTTGAGGAGATCGATGGCCGCCCCTATGTGAACGTTAAGGGCCTCAAGGCCGGAGAGATCGCCTTGCTGCTCCTCTACTCCTTGTATCCGAGACGAATTGGTCGCCAGGAGCTTGTAGGGCTCGTCGCAAGACACGGAATCTCCAAGAGTACTGCTCAGACCGCCGTGCATCGACTGAAGCATTTGGTAGACGACAATGACGGTGAGTGGAAGCTTCGAGGTATCGGCAGACAGGATGCAGATACACTTCTAAAGAACGTAATCCGGAGAGAACGATAGAACGAATCGTGATTTTCCCGCAGCGATGAGCGGAACGCCCAACTCTGCTTGTTGCTGACAGCCGTCTGCGCGCAATACGATCTCGCGCGTAACGGTTAGCCCGACGCCCTGATTGATGGAATCGCGTCCGAGGCCGACATCCCGGTTACGGCTGATCTTTGCCTGCAGCCGCCGGAGGTGGTCGCAATTTGCGACCACCTCGTCGCGCTCCAGACGTTTGTCGAAAGGTCTCAATCGGTCTGCACGAACCCGATGCGGCGCGTCTTCGCGGGCTCGGGCGGCGCCATGAGCTGGCGGATGGCCTCCAGGATGCCGGCGATGGCCTGGTCGTGCGTGGCGAGCTTGCGCTCCAGGCGCAATTCCAGTTCGTCGAGCCGCTTGGCGAGTTCTTTGTGAGTCCCGATCGCTTCGCGCAGTTCGACGAAGGCACGCACGATGAACACATTCATTTCCGTAGCTAGGGGAGAGTTGAGGATGGTGGCGGCCATGATGGCGCCGTGCTCGGTGAACACGTAGGGCAAGTAGCGTCGGCCGCCGCGTCCCCCGATTGAGGTCGCAATTTGCGACCTCAAAGCGGAATGCTCGGTGTCGCGCAACCGGAACATGAAATCCGCGGGAAAGCGTGCGAGATTGCGCTTCACCTGCTCGTTGAAGCGCTTCGTCGTCACCCCGTACAGAGCGGCGAGGTCAGCGTCGATCATAACCTTGTGGCCGCGGACGAGGAGAATTTGCCGGGCGATGCGCGCGGTGACGACGGGTGCGGCCGCTTCAAGTTTCTTCGCGATGACGCTTACCCGCTACCGGTACGTCCTGAATTGTCCGACCACCACTCCGAAAATCTCCAGCTCGCCCTTGGGCCGTATGACCGCATAGGCCTTGTTCTCGGGTCGAAGCACGACACGGCCTTTCTCGCGGCCGAACCGCTTCAACGTAAACTCGTTGTCGATGATCGCGATAACGATGTCGCCAACGTTCGCGGATGAACGCTTCTCAACGACGACTACATCGCCAGGATGAATGCCGGCATCGATCATCGAATCGCCTTTGACGGTGATCAGTATGGTCTTCGAGGGACGGGCGACGAGGTACTCGTCAATGGAAAGCCCTTCGGGACCTGAATCTGCAGCCGGGCTGGGCAGCCCGGCCCGCACACTTTCCGCTAACGGGCGCTCGAAGAACCGCTTCCCAGGTTTAAGGCGCCGATCCGGTGAACTCTCAAGGAATCCTTCCGCCTTGAACCGTAGGACCATCCCCGCTACCGAGGCCTTCGAGTTCAGCCCGACGAGGGTGCCGATTGCAGCGTAGGACGGCAGTACCCGATGCCGGGCGTAGTAGTCCTGCAGTCTCAAAAGGTATTGACCATCATTCGCCATCCGCCTAACATACCGAACGATCGTTCGGAGGTCAACGATATGAGAACCCCCAAGGTATCGTAGTGCTGGATCGGGTCACCGCGATCCGCTTTGACGGGCGTGTCCAAACCGGGCGGACCATGCCGTGCCGGCTCTCGTGTGAAACCGCCACTGGCGATGAGGTCGAAGTGGTGGCGAAACTCTCCGCGGGCTGCGAACGCCGGGTCGCCGCACTGGTGTCGGAAGCAATCGCCGCGATGCTTGCTGCGGATCTCGATCTTCCGGTACCGGAACCTTTTCTGGTCAGACTTGATCCGCAATTTGTTGCGACGATTCCAGATCAGACGGTGGCGGAGATCGCGCGCCGGAGCAATCCGGTCGCGTTCGGCTCGAAAAGTCTGCCGCCTGGATTCACAAGCTGGCCGGTCGGCAAGCCGGTCCCGAAAGACGCCCTCAATATCGCCGCCGAAGTGTTTGCGTTCGATGCGCTCATTGCCAACGCGGACCGTCGTCGGGAGAATCCGAACTGCCTCTTCAACGGGACGAATCACGCAATCTTCGATCACGAGCTGGCATTTGTTACCGAGGGCGT
Encoded proteins:
- a CDS encoding LexA family transcriptional regulator — its product is MANDGQYLLRLQDYYARHRVLPSYAAIGTLVGLNSKASVAGMVLRFKAEGFLESSPDRRLKPGKRFFERPLAESVRAGLPSPAADSGPEGLSIDEYLVARPSKTILITVKGDSMIDAGIHPGDVVVVEKRSSANVGDIVIAIIDNEFTLKRFGREKGRVVLRPENKAYAVIRPKGELEIFGVVVGQFRTYR
- a CDS encoding restriction endonuclease subunit S, which produces MQGLNTTILRECDIPLPDLSEQKRIAGLLAQADRLRRTRRYALELSDTFLISVFIEMFGDPARNTKGWDRVEFATLGALDRGRSKHRPRNAPHLYGGRYPFIQTGDIANCDKYIKEHHQTYSEAGLKQSKVWPAGTLCITIAANIGKTGILTYPACFPDSVVGFLPRDGVVTEYIQYWLGFLQEHLEKNAPESAQKNINLEILRELTTPLPPLSLQQQFAGVLRKYEQLRSNQREALRQADHLFQSLLHRAFAAKD
- a CDS encoding ORF6N domain-containing protein, whose product is MIDADLAALYGVTTKRFNEQVKRNLARFPADFMFRLRDTEHSALRSQIATSIGGRGGRRYLPYVFTEHGAIMAATILNSPLATEMNVFIVRAFVELREAIGTHKELAKRLDELELRLERKLATHDQAIAGILEAIRQLMAPPEPAKTRRIGFVQTD
- a CDS encoding SAM-dependent DNA methyltransferase yields the protein MLTDSNLRSAVDSLWDKLWSGGLSNPLDAIEQLSFLLFLKRLDEKEQDNERAAQRRGKKHTPAFPRKELRWSHWTQLPADKALKAVKEEVFPFIKTLGGAGGSFAQQMENAEFKINKPSLLIEACKAIDALQISAQNQDVQGDLYEYLLSKLNTAGTNGQFRTPRHIIRMMVKMVDPQPGDRVCDPAAGTCGFLVNAWQHLLETHTDPRDLTYDEEGYPHGVTGAKLPREVFTEDAQRQAITGYDSDSGMTMLRIGSMNLMLHGIASPNFRYSDTLSKAFNEEKCYDIVLANPPFKGAVDAADVNASLPAKVKKTEILFLHLFLRLLENGGRAAVIVPDGVLFGSSKAHVEIRRLLIEQNRLDAVISMPSGVFRPYAGVSTAVLRFTKGGTTEKIWFYDMEHDGFSLDDKRQKVPENDIPDLLDCWQQRRDTKFQQIRSQRLAELNKQIAPLKADRLKHHETIHRLKFEEVVAKDGNAGAARAARETAEVELAELQAQITPLQTEINQLGRQFWVTEDQVKANNYDLSASRYRQIEQDEVFYERPAITLERLRKLEAGATTDVGTLEKLLAQL